The Hyphomicrobiales bacterium nucleotide sequence CTTGATCATGCAGATCATCTTTTAACTCGAGCGGAAGATGCTTCTTATGCCGCAACTGTTATTGCAGCATGGGCATCGCGCTTTGTCGGTGGGGAAGAAACCGCAGATATTAAGCACGAAGGTGGCGTGTTGGTATCAGAAACGGGGCAAGGTAAATTTCAAAACGCTATTCGCGCAGGCAAGCATCATTTGCTTGCGGATGAGCCAGTGAAAGTCGGCGGCTTGGACACTGGTCCTGGTCCTTATGATTACCTTGCCGCTTCGTTGGGTGCTTGCACCGCGATGACATTGCGTATGTATGCAGACTTCAAGAAACTTAAAATTGGCCGCATTTCAGTGGAAGTGAATCACGGTAAAATTTATGCGAAGGATTGCCATGAGTGTTCTGAGAGCATGATTGAAAAGGGCGGAAAAGTTGATCGCTTTGAGCGCTTAATTACCGTTGATGGTGAAATTGATAGTGCTATGCGAGAAAAATTGTTGGAAATTGCAGACAAATGCCCTGTCCATAAAACGCTCGAAAAAGGGGCCGCAGTGGCAACGCAAGTAATTGAATTAAAATAATAATAATGAACATTACGAAAATGTAATATTGCTGAAAGGCGTTGGTAAGGTTGTTTGCATCATAGTCGCAACGACCAACAAGCAATGTGTGATTCCCTGAGGGCTCATACGTTGTTTGCCACCTGCAATATGGAGCTTTTTTGCATGTCACTTTCTAATAAATCCATTTTTAAAAATCGTATGCGTTCTCTACTACTCGGCACGTTAAGCCTTGGTATTGTCGGATTAGTCGGCAGCCAAACACTACCTATCGGCCCAACGGCTGCATTTGCGGAGCCTGTGAGAGTTGAAGGCCAGCAGGTTGTGGGATTCGCTGATGTCGTTGAAAAAGTAACACCAGCGGTTGTTAGTGTCCGCGTGAAATCAACAGTTGAAACCGCAGGTTTGAACGGCTCAGGTGTCAATCCATTTGAAGCGATTCCAGGTTTTCGTGATTTGCCGAAAGATCACCCATTCAATCGATTTTTCCGTGAGTTTGGTGAACGCCGCAGTGCGCCATCTGAAAAACCGGACAACAAGAAAAAGCGTAAATTTGCAACGGGCCAAGGTTCAGGATTTTTCATCTCTGAGGATGGCTTTGTGGTAACCAACAGCCATGTGGTTGATGGCGGAACAGAATTTACTGTCGTGACCAACGAGGGCACGGAGCTTGACGCTGAGCTTATCGGTCAAGACGCACGAACAGATCTTGCTGTGTTGAAGGTGAAGAAAAGCGACAAATATACCTATGTGAAGTTTTCCGATGCAGATAGCCGTGTTGGAGAATGGGTTGTTGCGATTGGTAATCCCTTTGGCCTTGGTGGCACGGTAACCGCTGGCATCGTGTCGGCGCGTGGGCGTGACATTGGCGCAGGCCCATATGATGATTTTCTTCAAATTGATGCAGCCGTAAATAAAGGTAATTCTGGCGGCCCTGCGTTCAATCTTAATGGCGAAGTGATAGGCATCAATACGGCGATTTTCTCACCATCTGGCGGTAACGTTGGTATCGCTTTTGCTATACCCGCTGCAACGGCCCAAACGGTTATCGCTGATTTGCGTGACAACGGCAAAGTGGTTCGCGGCTATCTAGGTGTGCAAATTCAAGACATCACACGCGATATTGCAGACAGCATAGGTCTTGCTGATACAGAAGGTGCTTTGGTCGCATCGACACAGGACGACACACCAGCAGGCAAAGCTGGTGTTAAATCCGGTGATGCAATTGTTGCTGTGAATGGCGACAAAATTGAAAGCCCGAAAGATTTGTCCCGCCGTATTGCTGGCCTTCGTCCAGAAACTGATGTTGATTTGACCGTTTTTCGTCTTGGAAAAACCAAAAACATCACTGTGAAACTGGGCACCTTGCCTGAGCGCAGTCAAACAGCCAGCCTTGATGACACCCCAGCAAAACCAGATGAACCAATCATGATGGAAGACTTTGGTCTGGGTCTGAAAGCTGCCGAAGATGGTAAGGGTGTTGTTGTCACAGAAATCACGCCAGATAGCCCTCTTTCAGAAAAAGGCCTGCGTAATGGTGATACTATCACCGAGATAGACAGCAAGTCGATTTCCGCACCAGATGACGCGAAAAAGGCGATTGATGCTGCACAAAAAGACGGTAAGAAAGCGGTGTTATTGCGTGTTGAAGGCAATGGCGGCACGCGATTTGTTGCGATGCCTCTTAGCAAAAAGGGCTAAGTAAAATCAGATCAGTCGCTGGTATTTTCTCCCGCGACTGATCGCTACATGCTTGCGAACAGCGTCACACTATGTCAGCTCTATGGTTTAACCTTCTAAGAGGTTCGACCTATTCAATGAGATTTCCATGCGTATCCTTTTGATTGAAGATGACACCGAGGCGGCAAGTTACCTGACCAAAGCGCTTAAGGAAGCCGGTCATGTGGCAGAGCATGCTGCTGATGGGGAAGAAGGGTATTTTCTCGCAGCCAATGGTGATTATGATGTTTTCATCATAGATCGCATGTTGCCTAAACGGGATGGCTTGTCGATTATCTCAAGTTTGAGGGCAGAAAAAAACGAGACACCGGTTCTTATTTTATCCGCCCTTGGTGAGGTTGATGACAGAGTGGAAGGCTTACGCTCTGGTGGGGATGACTATCTGACCAAACCCTATGCTTTTTCAGAACTACTCGCCCGCATTGAAGTTTTAGTGAAAAGGCGCGGCACC carries:
- a CDS encoding Do family serine endopeptidase, giving the protein MSLSNKSIFKNRMRSLLLGTLSLGIVGLVGSQTLPIGPTAAFAEPVRVEGQQVVGFADVVEKVTPAVVSVRVKSTVETAGLNGSGVNPFEAIPGFRDLPKDHPFNRFFREFGERRSAPSEKPDNKKKRKFATGQGSGFFISEDGFVVTNSHVVDGGTEFTVVTNEGTELDAELIGQDARTDLAVLKVKKSDKYTYVKFSDADSRVGEWVVAIGNPFGLGGTVTAGIVSARGRDIGAGPYDDFLQIDAAVNKGNSGGPAFNLNGEVIGINTAIFSPSGGNVGIAFAIPAATAQTVIADLRDNGKVVRGYLGVQIQDITRDIADSIGLADTEGALVASTQDDTPAGKAGVKSGDAIVAVNGDKIESPKDLSRRIAGLRPETDVDLTVFRLGKTKNITVKLGTLPERSQTASLDDTPAKPDEPIMMEDFGLGLKAAEDGKGVVVTEITPDSPLSEKGLRNGDTITEIDSKSISAPDDAKKAIDAAQKDGKKAVLLRVEGNGGTRFVAMPLSKKG
- a CDS encoding response regulator transcription factor, translating into MRILLIEDDTEAASYLTKALKEAGHVAEHAADGEEGYFLAANGDYDVFIIDRMLPKRDGLSIISSLRAEKNETPVLILSALGEVDDRVEGLRSGGDDYLTKPYAFSELLARIEVLVKRRGTNSQDNTALKVADLELNRLSHAVSRAGTAINLQPREYRLLEYLMKNAGHVVTRTMLLENVWDYHFDPQTNVIDVHISRLRSKIDKGFKEPLLHTMRGAGYVLRAKESGGEVR